The following are encoded together in the Diabrotica undecimpunctata isolate CICGRU chromosome 7, icDiaUnde3, whole genome shotgun sequence genome:
- the LOC140446491 gene encoding uncharacterized protein — MIQLVKLVQSDKFTLEIKAIKIHKNIPSNSKLLKLTPFLDESGILRVGGRLKRSGYDFPKKHPILLPKDHILSKLIILDQHNQLMHAGPQLTLYTLRERYWILDARKLVRKIIHNCIVCFKYPCVPLQPLMVELPPERVTPSRPFYNTGVDYAGPFMIRDRFTKPYKTIKAYICLFICMATKAVHLELVGDLTTHSFLSALRRFSSRRGKPSVIFSDNGTNFVSAYKELGLFLKQESKTIHINLSLEGISWKFIPAKAPHFGGLWERGIRSVKFHLKRVVGTNVLSYEQFLTVLVQIEGILNSRPLHPLSSDPNDTTPLSPSHFLIGEAITSIPEPNYLNTPTNRLKQFQLTQAITQDFWSRWSRDYISQLQAREKWKNNSPNLLQPGTLVIVKEDDLPPQKCSLVLMALFELLP; from the coding sequence ATGATACAACTCGTGAAACTGGTTCAGTCTGATAAATTTACATTAGAGATTAAAGCTATCAAAATACATAAGAATATTCCTTCTAATAGTAAGTTGCTAAAATTAACCCCTTTTCTTGATGAATCTGGCATTTTAAGAGTTGGAGGTAGACTTAAAAGATCAGGATATGATTTTCCTAAAAAACATCCTATACTTTTACCCAAAGATCACATTCTGTCTAAGCTAATTATTTTAGATCAACATAATCAATTGATGCATGCAGGGCCTCAATTAACTTTGTACACGCTAAGAGAAAGGTATTGGATACTCGATGCTCGAAAGTTAGTTAGAAAAATCATACATaattgtattgtttgttttaaataCCCTTGTGTTCCACTGCAACCCTTAATGGTTGAACTCCCACCAGAAAGAGTAACCCCAAGTAGACCATTCTATAATACAGGAGTAGATTATGCTGGTCCTTTTATGATAAGAGATCGATTTACCAAACCCTATAAAACGATAAAGGCGTATATCTGTCTTTTTATCTGCATGGCCACGAAGGCAGTTCATCTCGAACTTGTTGGAGACCTTACTACACACTCATTTTTATCAGCATTGAGAAGATTTTCTTCTAGACGAGGCAAACCTTCTGTAATTTTTTCGGATAATGGCACTAATTTTGTAAGTGCCTATAAGGAGCTTGgtttatttcttaaacaagaaagtAAAACAATACATATTAATTTATCACTTGAAGGTATATCTTGGAAATTCATACCTGCGAAAGCGCCTCATTTTGGGGGATTGTGGGAACGGGGAATAAGATCTGTcaagtttcatttgaaaagagTAGTCGGAACCAATGTTTTATCCTATGAACAGTTTCTAACAGTCTTGGTTCAAATAGAGGGAATCTTAAATTCCAGACCTTTGCATCCGTTGTCGTCCGATCCCAATGATACTACACCACTCTCTCCATCGCATTTTCTCATTGGAGAAGCTATCACAAGCATTCCAGAACCAAATTATTTGAATACACCGACTAACAGATTGAAGCAATTCCAGCTTACTCAAGCAATCACTCAAGATTTTTGGTCTCGATGGTCTAGAGACTATATTAGTCAACTTCAGGCtcgagaaaaatggaaaaataattcACCTAACCTACTTCAACCTGGAACGTTGGTAATCGTTAAAGAAGATGACTTGCCCCCACAAAAGTGTTCCCTGGTGTTGATGGCGTTATTCGAACTGCTACCGTAA
- the LOC140446490 gene encoding uncharacterized protein: MYRQVLVDPKLRSLQRILWRRDPSNPISVYELNTVTYGTASASFLAIRYLHEVAYNISEKHPLISKIILKDFYVDDLLTGGSTIEEVQHIRSILSTILNTFGFPLRKFVSNSIEIANSSTDPESFVNLGIDEPTKTLGLLWHPKNDVLMYTIRDQFSDPVTKRSILSIISQIFDPLGLLLPYTVTAKLIVQRLWQLCITWDESIPLNLTYQWQQFKDQIHLLQKLQIPRHALCISAEVIELHGFADSSESAYGAVIYVKSIDNSGTISVHLLCAKNRVAPLKILNIPRLELCAALLLAELMNKIKDSLQLHVSKIYYYSDSTIILLWIKSSPHLYKVFIANRIQIIQSLSNSQQWFHIPTKKNPADLLSRGIPALELCNSDLWWHGPEELLLPSSLWPINGTPLAPCSELPELKSIKQIF; this comes from the coding sequence ATGTACCGGCAGGTACTAGTTGATCCTAAATTGCGTTCACTGCAACGCATTCTTTGGCGAAGGGATCCTTCTAATCCTATATCTGTGTACGAACTAAACACTGTCACATATGGGACAGCGTCTGCTTCGTTCCTTGCCATCCGTTACCTCCATGAAGTAGCTTACAATATTTCCGAGAAACATCCTTTAATTAGTAAAATCATACTAAAGGATTTCTATGTTGACGACCTGCTCACTGGTGGATCAACAATTGAAGAGGTTCAACATATAAGGTCCattttgtcaaccattttaaaTACTTTTGGATTTCCACTTAGAAAATTCGTTTCTAATTCTATCGAAATTGCAAACTCATCCACTGACCCTGAATCATTTGTCAATTTAGGCATAGACGAACCTACAAAAACCCTTGGACTTTTATGGCATCCAAAAAATGATGTTTTAATGTATACAATCAGAGATCAATTTTCCGATCCTGTCACAAAAAGGTCTATTTTAAGCATTATTTCTCAGATATTTGACCCTCTTGGACTGTTACTTCCGTATACAGTAACAGCCAAGTTAATAGTGCAAAGATTGTGGCAGCTGTGTATCACATGGGATGAATCAATTCCTTTGAACTTAACATATCAATGGCAACAATTCAAAGATCAAATCCACTTGCTTCAGAAGTTACAAATACCAAGGCATGCATTATGCATCTCGGCTGAAGTTATAGAACTTCATGGATTTGCTGACTCTTCAGAATCAGCTTATGGGGCAGTTATTTATGTGAAGTCCATAGATAACTCAGGAACTATTTCGGTTCACCTACTTTGCGCTAAAAACAGAGTAGCacctttgaaaattttaaatattcctAGATTAGAGCTATGCGCAGCATTATTATTGGCCGAGCtcatgaataaaataaaagattcTCTACAACTGCATGtgtcaaaaatttattattattctgattCTACTATTATTCTTTTATGGATCAAATCCTCACCACATCTTTATAAGGTTTTTATTGCTAATCGTATACAAATCATTCAATCACTTTCTAATTCTCAACAGTGGTTTCATATTCCTACTAAGAAAAATCCTGCAGACCTATTGTCTCGCGGTATTCCAGCTCTAGAGTTATGTAATTCTGATTTGTGGTGGCATGGTCCAGAAGAGCTTTTATTACCTTCTTCATTATGGCCTATCAATGGCACTCCACTTGCTCCTTGTTCAGAACTTCCTGAATTAAAGTCtattaaacaaattttctaa